From Cecembia calidifontis, one genomic window encodes:
- a CDS encoding Smr/MutS family protein → MNVGDRVRLLHGNEEGIITKISAGGRVEIEIEDGFRIPALKNEVVVISAVEAQHFGGEKPEAISQIGSKPQKTDSNEKSVFLAYIPLNDKELSIYLCNNADRDYLVIASELYGENRQTILAEMLPAKNSKKIGEKSIQQFEEWPPLLIQFFPIHKKIEKTQPSFERKLKFKASAFFKSKGTAPVLNKSGYVFKMSESTKEIDIQQLNEELNEHAVTPKQEFKKPPKEVDLHIEKLTNDHPFMSNSEMLRLQMETFEKNLNYAIASGMDEITFIHGIGNGVLRKEIHKYLSQLENIKYFQDTQKSRFGYGATLVRIS, encoded by the coding sequence ATGAATGTAGGGGACAGAGTAAGATTGCTTCATGGCAATGAAGAAGGAATCATTACAAAAATTTCTGCCGGTGGTAGAGTGGAGATAGAAATTGAGGACGGATTTAGAATCCCTGCCCTCAAAAATGAGGTGGTGGTAATTTCTGCCGTAGAGGCACAGCATTTTGGAGGAGAAAAACCCGAAGCAATAAGCCAGATAGGATCAAAACCCCAAAAAACGGACAGCAACGAAAAAAGTGTTTTTCTTGCCTATATCCCACTCAATGACAAGGAACTGAGTATTTACCTTTGCAACAACGCTGATAGGGATTATTTGGTCATCGCTTCGGAATTGTATGGAGAAAACAGGCAAACAATTCTTGCTGAAATGCTTCCTGCCAAGAACTCTAAAAAAATCGGAGAAAAATCCATCCAGCAATTTGAAGAATGGCCACCATTGTTGATCCAATTCTTTCCTATCCATAAAAAAATCGAAAAAACACAGCCTTCTTTTGAAAGAAAGCTCAAATTCAAAGCCTCTGCATTTTTCAAAAGCAAAGGCACGGCTCCGGTGCTGAACAAATCCGGCTATGTCTTCAAAATGTCTGAATCAACCAAAGAAATTGATATCCAACAATTGAATGAGGAGCTCAATGAACATGCTGTTACGCCAAAGCAAGAGTTCAAGAAACCACCCAAAGAAGTAGATCTTCACATAGAAAAACTTACCAATGACCATCCCTTTATGAGCAATTCGGAAATGCTCAGGTTACAAATGGAGACTTTTGAAAAAAATCTCAATTACGCCATCGCCAGCGGAATGGATGAAATAACATTTATACATGGGATCGGAAACGGGGTTCTCAGAAAAGAAATCCACAAGTACCTTAGCCAATTGGAAAATATTAAGTACTTTCAGGATACACAGAAAAGCCGTTTCGGCTATGGAGCCACTTTAGTACGTATTTCTTAA